One genomic window of Bactrocera dorsalis isolate Fly_Bdor chromosome 4, ASM2337382v1, whole genome shotgun sequence includes the following:
- the LOC105229753 gene encoding glutaredoxin 3, translated as MSTNNSVIAVTDADQYNTLINAEKTTVVLFTADWAEQCKHVQEALEELAKILSNKLQFVSLLAEKFPEISMKHQIEAVPTIIFFTKGTAVDRVDGVNVAEITAKCKKLGGSVAGESLEERLKALINKADLMIFMKGDRNAPRCGFSRQIIEIVNATNVPYETFDILNDEEVRQGLKTYSDWPTYPQVYVKGELIGGLDIIKELKANNELETALKG; from the exons ATGTCCACCAACAATTCAGTTATTGCGGTAACAGATGCCGACCAATATAACACACTGATCAA TGCGGAGAAGACTACAGTAGTACTATTTACAGCCGATTGGGCTGAACAGTGTAAACATGTCCAGGAAGCGCTGGAGGAGCTAGCCAAAATACTGAGTAACAAACTGCAGTTTGTTAGTCTGTTAGCCGAAAAATTTCCAGAGATTTCCATGAAGCACCAG ATCGAAGCTGTTCCCACCATAATTTTCTTTACCAAAGGCACGGCAGTGGATCGTGTGGACGGTGTAAACGTAGCCGAAATTACAGCGAAGTGTAAAAAACTTGGTGGCTCTGTAGCCGGTGAATCTTTAGAGGAACGTTTGAAAGCACTCATCAATAAAGCGGATCTCATGATATTCATGAAGGGCGATCGCAATGCTCCACGTTGTGGCTTCTCCCGCCAGATAATTGAAATCGTGAATGCAACGAA tgttcCCTATGAGACATTCGATATATTGAATGATGAAGAAGTCCGCCAAGGTCTAAAGACATATTCCGACTGGCCCACGTATCCGCAAGTATATGTTAAGGGTGAACTAATTGGTGGCTTGGACATTATTAAAGAGCTCAAAGCAAATAATGAATTAGAAACAGCATTGAAGggttaa
- the LOC105229755 gene encoding abscission/NoCut checkpoint regulator, whose protein sequence is MSCFGCGKKYGLFTKEHGCPSCGYSYCIKCLKRPMPVPRHGGKVLNVCLICYDKLSKLQATEKVIDVEALPGVLVTKSKGNNSTDPLVAAAAALLEDDPPPDLGEVLAPVSTATATTADATHSTAENAEIEENLDSVISKRLKDLKTIENPSTDEEIRARLALLNGMPQKDYSKKDLLLATDERTDQQKMQDLLEQFMGEAQIDRQVADERNDAISDIERRLRALREQPVDGVGAIQKEHSPDNNTPSDNEDDETVLKAVMTKYLAEARLPSELETELAAGVPPPPAGTRPADLEELPWCNICNEDAVFRCKGCDGELFCAQCYRECHDDDEEYRAHEKVSYSAPPKFKENHF, encoded by the exons ATGTCTTGCTTTGGCTGCGGTAAGAAATATGGACTTTTCACAAAAGAG CACGGTTGTCCCAGTTGTGGCTACTCCTACTGCATTAAATGCTTGAAGCGTCCTATGCCCGTACCACGACACGGTGGTAAAGTGTTGAACGTGTGCTTAATATGTTATGATAAACTTTCCAAGTTGCAAGCGACGGAAAAGGTCATTGACGTCGAAGCATTGCCTGGCGTTTTGGTGACAAAGTCAAAGGGCAATAACAGCACTGATCCGCTCGTGGCAGCAGCTGCAGCGTTGTtgga agatGATCCACCACCTGACTTGGGCGAAGTGTTGGCTCCTGTTTCAACTGCTACAGCTACGACTGCTGATGCTACACATTCCACTGCAGAAAATGCGGAAATCGAAGAAAATCTGGATTCTGTAATTTCAAAACGTTTAAAAGATCTAAAAACTATTGAAAATCCTTCAACGGATGAGGAGATACGCGCAAGACTCGCTTTGCTAAATGGCATGCCACAAAAGGATTACTCCAAGAAAGATCTATTGCTCGCCACAGATGAGCGTACAGATCAGCAAAAGATGCAAGATCTATTAGAACAATTTATGGGTGAAGCGCAAATCGATCGGCAAGTAGCGGATGAACGCAATGACGCGATTTCGGATATAGAACGACGCTTGCGAGCGCTTAGAGAGCAGCCAGTAGATGGCGTGGGTGCAATACAAAAAGAGCACTCGCCAGATAACAACACACCTAGTGATAATGAAGACGATGAAACGGTCTTGAAGGCCGTTATGACAAAG TATTTGGCGGAAGCACGCTTACCCTCCGAACTCGAAACAGAGCTGGCGGCTGGGGTGCCGCCTCCGCCAGCGGGCACGCGTCCCGCCGATTTGGAGGAGCTGCCCTGGTGTAACATCTGCAACGAAGATGCGGTGTTTCGTTGTAAAGGTTGCGATGGTGAACTCTTTTGTGCGCAATGCTATCGCGAGTGCCATGACGATGATGAAGAGTATCGTGCGCATGAGAAGGTATCCTATTCTGCGCCaccaaaatttaaagaaaatcacTTTTAA
- the LOC105229754 gene encoding glycosyltransferase-like domain-containing protein 1-like, with the protein MSKPSILIIEPFYGGSHKQLIDTIIECLNICDYEIFSLPAKKWHWRARTGALYFSQIIPVDHEYKVLFTSSVLNLAELLGVRPDLVSCKKIVYFHENQLVYPVREVKERDCQYGLNQILTCLSADNIIFNSNFNRTSFLDSITPFLNIQPDFKLKHIRDKIEKKCEVLYYPIKFHAFPNKRLMIGGAEPSLTALMSDKDCLHLIWPHRWEHDKNPKLLVEVLLELNKRQVDFKVTICGENYQAAPESFDGLQDKLGAKLINFGFLPRDKYIKTLLSGDVVISTAGHEFYGVAMLEATYCGCMPIAPNKLVYPEIYPKENLYNTSNQLIKMLYNWCRNPELFRRQRDTFFEYFTFDRYSAQHLVPKFLEKLRI; encoded by the exons ATGTCAAAGCCATCGATATTAATCATAGAACCGTTTTATGGAGGTAGCCACAAGCAGTTGATCGATACAATCATCGAGT GCTTAAACATATGTGACTATGAAATATTTAGTCTTCCCGCAAAGAAATGGCATTGGCGTGCGCGTACCGGTGCCTTATACTTCTCACAAATCATACCGGTGGATCATGAATACAAAGTGCTTTTTACCAGCTCAGTGCTGAACTTGGCTGAGCTGTTAGGTGTACGTCCAGATTTGGTTAGCTGTAAAAAGATTGTTTATTTTCACGAAAATCAATTAGTCTATCCAGTGCGTGAAGTGAAGGAGCGCGACTGTCAATATGGTTTGAACCAAATACTAACATG CCTTTCTGCCGACAATATAATCTTCAATTCGAACTTCAACCGCACATCCTTCCTGGACAGCATTACACCGTTTCTCAACATACAACccgattttaaattgaaacacATACGcgataaaattgagaaaaaatgtgAAGTTCTCTACTATCCTATTAAATTCCACGCCTTCCCCAATAAACGACTGATGATTGGTGGTGCGGAGCCATCTCTAACCGCACTGATGAGTGATAAAGACTGTTTGCATCTGATTTGGCCACATCGCTGGGAGCACGATAAGAATCCAAAGCTGTTGGTGGAGGTACTTTTGGAGTTGAACAAGCGCCAAGTAGATTTTAAAGTGACAATATGTGGCGAAAATTATCAGGCAGCACCAGAGTCTTTCGACGGTTTACAAGACAAGCTGGGTGCCAAGCTAATAAATTTCGGTTTCTTGCCGCGTGATAAGtacataaaaactttattgTCTGGTGATGTTGTAATCTCGACGGCGGGACATGAATTCTACGGTGTAGCTAT GCTTGAAGCAACGTACTGCGGCTGTATGCCGATAGCGCCAAATAAACTCGTCTACCCGGAAATATACCCCAAAGAGAATCTCTACAACACTTCCAATCAGCTGATTAAAATGCTCTACAATTGGTGTCGCAATCCGGAATTGTTTCGGCGTCAAAGGGacacattttttgaatattttacattCGATCGCTACTCAGCGCAACATTTAGTGCCTAAATTCCTAGAGAAATTGCGCATTTAA
- the LOC105229752 gene encoding CAAX prenyl protease 2, with the protein MNDSFESNSSQGTADTPLPLPHIPIVTSVGCCLILSVIYVASLYVWNTKHNRDHPSTVKRLFVSVIIVMLIAPFFVYKFSSRELLERATFAEILGLRWQGLFLAITIPYLLTMLLFLGPLCVQMQNESLKIFMDTDFWIGSFKNILWIRNHVMAPISEEFVFRACMMPLILQSFSPLTAVFITPLFFGTAHIHHIGERLSLGMELKTALVISCFQLTYTTVFGFYSAFLFARTGHFVAPFLVHAFCNHMGLPDVQELWQQHIVRRIILILCYIVGFVGWIILLPIATQPSLYSNNLYWNN; encoded by the exons ATGAACGATAGCTTCGAAAGTAATAGCAGCCAAGGGACTGCGGATACACCTCTCCCTTTACCGCATATACCGATAGTGACATCAGTCGGTTGCTGTCTCATACTTTCCGTCATATATGTAGCCAGTTTGTATGTTTGGAATACGAAACATAATCGGGATCACCCGTCGACGGTTAAGCGACTCTTTGTCAGCGTTATTATTGTTATGCTGATAGCGCCATTTTTCgtatataaattttcttcacGAGAGTTACTGGAGCGTGCCACATTTGCTGAAATATTGGGTTTGAGATGGCAGGGATTATTTCTGGCCATTACAATTCCTTATTTGCTGACAATGCTATTATTTTTGGGTCCACTGTGCGTACAGATGCAAAATGagtctttgaaaatatttatgg ATACTGATTTTTGGATTggatcatttaaaaatatactttggATACGTAACCATGTTATGGCGCCCATCAGTGAAGAATTCGTTTTCCGCGCCTGTATGATGCCATTAATTCTGCAGAGTTTTTCACCCTTGACAGCTGTGTTCATTACACCACTATTCTTTGGCACTGCGCACATACACCATATTGGGGAGCGCCTCAGCTTGGGTATGGAATTAAAAACTGCCTTAGTGATATCTT GCTTTCAGTTAACTTACACCACAGTCTTTGGCTTCTACTCAGCATTTCTCTTTGCGCGCACCGGTCATTTTGTGGCACCATTCCTTGTGCATGCATTTTGTAATCATATGGGCCTGCCTGATGTCCAAGAGCTGTGGCAACAACATATAGTACGTCGTATTATACTTATTTTATGCTacattgttggttttgttggttGGATTATATTACTGCCAATCGCCACACAGCCTTCACTATATTCTAACAATTTGTATTGGAATAATTAA
- the LOC105229750 gene encoding succinate--CoA ligase [GDP-forming] subunit beta, mitochondrial, whose product MLPLLRAAAGFTPAMRMLQKTTRLQQVRNLNLLECNSKELLQKYGVAIQEFKVLENSPNDAQLINQFDCPEYVVKAQILAGGRGKGVFDNGFKGGVHLTKKKDEVLSLTNQMIGHRLITKQTPKSGILVKKVMVARSVNITRETYLSIVLDREHNGPVLIASPAGGMDIEAVAEKTPEKIKTVPLDLDKPIPQNTLIEIAKFLEFKGQCVERAAQEIQKLFDLFKAVDATQIEINPLAETDTNEVIAVDAKLNFDDNAEYRQKDIFAMHTAEEDTDPREVEAAKNNLNYVAMDGNIGCLVNGAGLAMATMDIIKLNGGEPANFLDVGGGVKESQVLKAFQIVTSDTKVKAILVNVFGGIVNCATIANGVVAASKTLDLKVPLIVRLEGTNVDEARKILKDSGLAIQTAVDLDDAAHKAVAALH is encoded by the exons ATGCTGCCTCTTTTACGTGCTGCTGCCGGCTTCACTCCCGCCATGCGGATGCTCCAAAAG ACAACACGTCTGCAGCAAGTGCGTAATTTAAATTTGCTCGAGTGCAATAGCAAGGAACTACTGCAAAAATATGGTGTCGCTATACAAGAGTTCAAAGTATTAGAAAATTCACCCAACGATGCGCAGTTAATAAACCAGTTTG ATTGCCCGGAGTATGTCGTTAAGGCACAGATACTGGCAGGCGGTCGCGGTAAGGGTGTTTTCGATAATGGATTCAAAGGAGGCGTACATCTCACAAAGAA GAAGGATGAAGTTCTGTCGCTTACCAATCAAATGATTGGCCATCGACTCATCACCAAGCAAACACCAAAATCAGGAATATTGGTTAAAAAGGTAATGGTGGCACGCAGCGTAAATATCACACGTGAAACATATCTATCAATTGTGTTGGATCGAGAACACAATGGACCAGTGCTTATTGCCTCGCCTGCTGGTGGTATGGATATCGAAGCGGTCGCCGAGAAGACACCAGAGAAAATCAAGACTGTACCTTTAGACCTAGACAAGCCAATACCACAGAACACACTCATCGAAATCGCAAAATTCCTCGAGTTCAAAGGACAATGCGTAGAACGCGCTGctcaagaaatacaaaaactcTTCGACCTCTTTAAAGCCGTCGATGCAACACAAATTGAGATCAACCCCTTAGCTGAAACGGATACTAACGAAGTAATCGCCGTTGATGCTAAGTTAAATTTCGATGACAACGCCGAATACCGACAAAAAGATATTTTCGCTATGCACACTGCCGAAGAAGACACAGATCCACGTGAAGTGGAAGCAGCCAAAAATAATCTCAACTATGTAGCTATGGATGGCAATATTGGTTGTCTGGTGAATGGCGCTGGTCTCGCCATGGCCACAATGGATATAATTAAGTTGAATGGCGGTGAGCCGGCGAATTTCCTCGATGTGGGCGGTGGCGTCAAAGAGAGTCAAGTGTTGAAAGCCTTCCAAATTGTTACATCCGATACCAAAGTAAAAGCTATACTTGTGAATGTCTTTGGCGGTATTGTGAATTGCGCCACCATTGCTAatggtgttgttgctgcttccAAAACCCTTGATCTGAAAGTACCGCTCATTGTGCGTTTGGAAGGCACAAATGTGGATGAGGCCAGAAAAATACTAAAAGATTCTGGACTGGCTATACAAACCGCGGTGGATTTGGATGACGCGGCGCATAAGGCTGTGGCGGCATTGCATTGA